A genomic window from bacterium includes:
- a CDS encoding tRNA (N(6)-L-threonylcarbamoyladenosine(37)-C(2))-methylthiotransferase MtaB, whose product MVTLGCKSNQYDSAALASSLEDAGMTRTSAAEAQVIVINTCMVTGPTEAQCRKAIRQARRASP is encoded by the coding sequence TTGGTCACGCTGGGCTGCAAGAGCAACCAGTACGATTCGGCCGCCCTCGCGTCCAGCCTCGAAGACGCGGGGATGACGAGAACATCCGCTGCCGAGGCGCAGGTCATCGTGATCAACACCTGCATGGTCACGGGACCCACCGAAGCGCAGTGCCGAAAGGCCATCAGGCAGGCCCGGCGGGCCAGTCC